The region CGAATTTGTTCTATCTGCTATCTTCATAATACTATAAAATCAATCATCTTTCATATTTCCGACAAAACCTTTAAAAACTTTTTTGATTTCCTTATTCCTCAACTGCAATCGACAAAACGTGAAACTGGTATTATCAGTTAATAAAGGATAAACAAAAACCTTCCAAATTGAAGAAGGTTTTCAGCGAAGTTTAAATAAGACTATTTCCTAATTGTTTTTAGCTCAATATCCATAAACTGCGATATAGTATGATGTATTACCACCGCTACGGAAATACACGTCGCTTTCACTTTCGAGCATCCGCCCGGAGTGATCTCGGACGGCGGGGAGAAAAGCGGATGTTATTAGAAAACAGCAGTTACGTCGCAGTTTAGTTCAACTACGCATTTAAATGAGCGACAAAATTTATGAAAAGAACCTAAATCATACAGCTTCTTTACAAAAACGTTTCTTTTATTTCCGGACCAAAGATAAGAAGTCCAATAATAACTGCTATGATGGCTGATAATAATACTGCCCCGGCGGAAATGTCTTTAATTACTTTCGCATTATGGTTAATTTCCGGTTTGATGTAGTCAATCATTTTCTCAACAGCTGTATTGATCATTTCAGTAATTAAAACAAGAGCAATGGTTAAAAAAATGATTGCCCACTGCAACAGGGCAAGTCGAAAAAACAGACCTGCTGCAATAACAAAAACTGCTGCAGCCAGATGAATCCTGAAATTCCGCTCAGACTTTATAACTGCACGCAGTCCATTACAGGCAAACGAAAATCCAATTCCATCCTGTCTGTATTTACCGCTCAATTCCAAACTCACCCAATATGTCATGCTGCCGCTTGAACATGTTAGATTCATCAGCCTCACTCATATGGTCATAACCGAGCAGATGAAGAAAGCCATGAACCGCCAAGAAGCTGAGCTCCCTTTCAAAGGAATGTCCATATTCATCAGCCTGCTCCTGTGCCTTTTCAACTGATATAACAATGTCTCCAAGAACTACCGGCATATCTTCACTGATAATATCCAATTCACCTTCACCAATTTCCTGCATCGCAAACGATATGACATCTGTTGACTTATCCTGTTGACGATAATTACGGTTCAGTTCCTGTATT is a window of Virgibacillus ihumii DNA encoding:
- a CDS encoding diacylglycerol kinase family protein, with amino-acid sequence MSGKYRQDGIGFSFACNGLRAVIKSERNFRIHLAAAVFVIAAGLFFRLALLQWAIIFLTIALVLITEMINTAVEKMIDYIKPEINHNAKVIKDISAGAVLLSAIIAVIIGLLIFGPEIKETFL
- the ybeY gene encoding rRNA maturation RNase YbeY, with the translated sequence MHIDFHDQTNSISSDYVDLLQRLILFTADAEGIAPGTEVSVSFVSNKEIQELNRNYRQQDKSTDVISFAMQEIGEGELDIISEDMPVVLGDIVISVEKAQEQADEYGHSFERELSFLAVHGFLHLLGYDHMSEADESNMFKRQHDILGEFGIER